One region of Streptomyces leeuwenhoekii genomic DNA includes:
- a CDS encoding DUF397 domain-containing protein: MSTDQHTTQDAELDWFKSSYSGTSGGDCVEVAAVLDAVYVRDSKVAGHGPVLQVGRAEWKAFVALAAR, encoded by the coding sequence ATGAGCACCGACCAGCACACGACTCAGGACGCTGAACTGGACTGGTTCAAGAGCAGCTACAGCGGGACGAGCGGTGGCGACTGTGTGGAGGTGGCGGCTGTCCTGGACGCCGTGTATGTGCGGGACTCGAAGGTCGCGGGCCACGGTCCAGTGCTGCAAGTTGGCCGGGCTGAGTGGAAGGCTTTCGTGGCGCTCGCGGCGCGGTAG
- a CDS encoding GmrSD restriction endonuclease domain-containing protein produces the protein MRAQEITFLKLVQGDKQFQVPLYQRTYSWGREQLQRLWEDVGELVEQHLAGETAAPHFLGSVVLAPGQIQAGGVQRWLVVDGQQRLTTLMLAFAALRDHLKETGDARGVDRVHRQILVNEFHEGADHYRLLPTQADREAFTACVQSRADAGGGDNIGAAYRFFRGALAEGHEAGDERWTATVETVLKDLLSIVEITAESGDNVYRIFESINNTGVGLSQSDLLRNYVFMLLPKRGERIYQELWLPMQQSLGPKNLELLVWLDLVVRGHYKTKQSEIYREQQKRLQPLAGDEDALQREIEQLAERAGRFLRIVDPAREQSPALRAVLERLASWGGQTHYPLALHLLDLLAAGRTTPEDAAQALGYVESYLVRRLICQTPTTGLNRIFMEAPKELETDRPAAEAVRRFLSGRRRRWPSDEELREAIRTKPFYWSGRPQQRSYILRRLEESYRSSEPVDFAKASLSVEHVLPQRPAPAWFDLLAEETEPNQTPQELHDLLVHTLGNLTLTGDNAKLSNHPFERKQQILDSSALRMNLEISSAQRWGKAEILQRADRLAERAVELWPGPIGGVKPTGEESPGWAELRAALVAMPSGTWTTYGDVAELIGSHPVAVGAYLGANPTVTGAYRVLTAEGKISPAFRWADGTDRPPPQDLLTSEGVRFDSWGRAHRSQRLSAAELATLLGKDVAQQVSYDPLPEGEDSAAAERFRSQLRDHWPDAYPGVMAALDFWRRQGGYVNYGRYEETSCFPMLDAGTSRDPHLLWPVGIYPVSGTVEVVFQYLKSRTPFDDTEQRRELLNRLNKIDGIDLPEAKLELRPSFPVNVFAEHGEEICEVLDWFVGVAALDLARRD, from the coding sequence ATGCGCGCCCAGGAGATCACCTTCCTCAAACTGGTTCAGGGGGACAAGCAGTTCCAGGTACCGCTCTACCAGCGCACGTACAGCTGGGGCAGGGAGCAGCTCCAGCGACTGTGGGAGGACGTCGGGGAACTCGTCGAGCAGCACCTGGCCGGTGAGACGGCGGCCCCGCACTTCCTCGGTTCGGTGGTGCTCGCACCGGGCCAGATCCAGGCGGGCGGAGTGCAGAGGTGGCTGGTGGTGGACGGACAGCAGCGGCTGACCACGCTGATGCTGGCTTTCGCTGCGCTTCGTGACCATTTGAAGGAGACCGGTGACGCGCGCGGTGTGGACCGGGTACACCGCCAGATACTGGTCAACGAGTTCCACGAGGGTGCGGACCACTACCGGTTGCTGCCCACGCAGGCGGACCGTGAGGCATTCACCGCCTGTGTCCAGTCCCGCGCCGACGCCGGCGGAGGCGACAACATCGGTGCTGCCTACCGGTTCTTCCGCGGCGCGCTCGCCGAGGGCCATGAGGCGGGTGACGAGCGCTGGACCGCCACGGTCGAGACGGTCCTCAAGGATCTGCTGTCCATCGTGGAGATCACCGCCGAGTCCGGTGACAACGTCTACCGGATCTTCGAGTCCATCAACAACACCGGTGTCGGACTCAGTCAGAGCGACCTGTTGCGCAACTACGTGTTCATGCTGCTGCCCAAGCGAGGCGAGCGGATCTACCAGGAACTGTGGCTGCCCATGCAGCAGAGCCTCGGTCCGAAGAACCTCGAGCTGCTGGTCTGGCTGGACCTGGTGGTGCGCGGCCACTACAAGACCAAGCAGAGCGAAATCTACCGCGAGCAGCAGAAACGGCTGCAACCGCTGGCCGGTGACGAGGACGCGCTGCAGCGCGAAATCGAGCAGTTGGCCGAACGGGCCGGGAGGTTCCTGCGCATCGTCGACCCCGCCCGTGAGCAGTCCCCCGCTCTTCGCGCGGTCCTGGAGCGCCTTGCCTCCTGGGGCGGCCAGACGCACTATCCGCTCGCGCTGCACCTGCTCGACCTTCTCGCTGCCGGCCGGACGACGCCTGAGGACGCGGCGCAGGCGCTGGGCTACGTCGAGTCCTATCTGGTGCGGCGCCTGATCTGCCAGACCCCGACGACCGGCCTCAACCGGATTTTCATGGAGGCTCCGAAGGAGCTGGAGACCGACCGGCCCGCCGCCGAGGCGGTACGGCGGTTCCTTTCCGGCCGGCGCCGTCGCTGGCCCAGCGACGAGGAACTCCGCGAGGCGATCCGCACCAAGCCCTTCTACTGGAGCGGCCGTCCTCAGCAGCGAAGCTACATCCTGCGCCGCCTGGAGGAGAGTTACCGCTCCTCCGAGCCTGTTGACTTCGCCAAGGCGTCTCTCAGTGTGGAGCACGTCCTGCCACAGCGCCCCGCTCCGGCGTGGTTCGACCTCCTCGCCGAGGAGACGGAGCCGAACCAGACACCGCAGGAACTGCACGACCTGCTGGTGCACACGCTGGGCAATCTGACGTTGACCGGTGACAACGCCAAACTGTCCAATCACCCCTTCGAGCGCAAGCAGCAGATCCTCGACTCCAGCGCCCTGCGCATGAACCTCGAGATCTCCTCGGCACAGCGCTGGGGCAAGGCGGAGATCCTGCAGCGGGCCGACCGTCTGGCCGAGCGCGCGGTCGAGCTGTGGCCGGGGCCCATCGGCGGGGTCAAGCCGACCGGTGAGGAGTCCCCGGGCTGGGCCGAGCTGCGCGCCGCACTCGTGGCGATGCCGAGCGGGACGTGGACCACGTACGGCGATGTCGCCGAGCTGATCGGCAGCCACCCGGTGGCGGTGGGCGCTTACCTGGGCGCCAACCCGACGGTGACCGGCGCATACCGGGTACTCACCGCGGAGGGCAAGATTTCGCCTGCCTTCCGCTGGGCGGACGGCACCGACCGGCCACCGCCGCAGGACCTGCTGACGAGTGAAGGAGTGCGCTTCGACTCCTGGGGCCGGGCACATCGCTCGCAACGCCTGTCCGCCGCGGAGCTGGCGACACTGCTGGGCAAGGACGTCGCACAGCAGGTGTCGTACGACCCTTTGCCCGAGGGCGAGGACTCGGCGGCGGCCGAGCGCTTCCGATCGCAGTTGCGGGATCACTGGCCGGACGCGTACCCGGGCGTCATGGCGGCCCTCGACTTCTGGCGCCGGCAGGGTGGTTACGTCAACTACGGCCGGTACGAGGAGACCAGTTGCTTCCCGATGCTGGACGCCGGGACCAGTCGTGACCCCCACCTGCTCTGGCCGGTCGGCATCTACCCGGTGAGCGGCACGGTCGAGGTGGTTTTTCAGTACCTGAAGTCCCGCACCCCCTTCGATGACACGGAACAGCGCCGGGAGCTGCTGAACCGTCTGAACAAGATCGACGGCATCGACCTGCCCGAGGCGAAGTTGGAGCTGCGTCCTTCCTTCCCGGTGAATGTCTTCGCGGAGCACGGTGAGGAGATCTGCGAGGTGCTGGACTGGTTCGTAGGGGTGGCGGCGCTGGACCTGGCGCGGCGAGACTGA
- a CDS encoding helix-turn-helix domain-containing protein, with protein MRAVRDGRSGRALKAKEEALNLPGVWSAYGALLQHLRKRAGLSQQQLGDAIGYSLEQVASVEQGRRPAKAAFTVAAERVLQAGGVLEVLQDEVDRAKLPRFFRNVALLETEALSRFSYDPLLVPGLLQTEAYAQALLEAHFPPLDEEIIEQRVAARLARQALLVRKNPPMVFVFIVEEGALRRVVGSKAVMREQLESLLTCSRLRNVELQVMPTARGAHSGLNGPMVLLESMDRRRHVYVEAQDVVTVRSDAEEVSEFWLRYGMLRTQALNTEESSRLIERMAGEL; from the coding sequence ATGAGGGCGGTACGGGACGGGCGGAGCGGGCGAGCGCTGAAAGCCAAGGAGGAGGCGCTGAACCTGCCTGGCGTGTGGTCGGCGTACGGCGCACTCCTCCAGCATCTGCGGAAGCGGGCCGGGCTGAGCCAGCAGCAGCTCGGGGACGCCATCGGTTACTCGCTGGAGCAGGTCGCCTCGGTCGAGCAGGGGCGGCGGCCGGCGAAGGCGGCGTTCACTGTAGCGGCGGAGCGGGTGCTGCAGGCGGGCGGGGTTCTGGAGGTTCTGCAGGACGAGGTGGATCGGGCCAAGTTGCCTCGGTTCTTCCGGAACGTCGCGCTGCTGGAAACCGAGGCGCTGAGCAGGTTCTCATACGATCCCTTGCTCGTCCCTGGACTGTTGCAGACGGAGGCTTATGCGCAGGCCCTGCTTGAGGCTCACTTCCCGCCACTGGACGAGGAGATCATCGAGCAGCGCGTTGCAGCCCGTCTGGCACGGCAGGCCTTGCTGGTCCGTAAGAACCCGCCCATGGTCTTCGTTTTTATCGTGGAGGAAGGCGCGCTTCGACGAGTAGTGGGTAGCAAGGCGGTGATGCGCGAGCAGTTGGAAAGCCTGCTGACGTGCTCAAGGTTGCGCAACGTTGAACTTCAGGTCATGCCAACCGCCCGAGGCGCCCACAGCGGGCTCAACGGGCCCATGGTGTTGCTGGAGTCGATGGATCGCAGAAGGCATGTCTACGTCGAGGCGCAGGATGTGGTGACCGTCAGATCCGATGCGGAAGAGGTCAGCGAGTTCTGGTTGCGGTATGGGATGCTGCGCACGCAGGCCCTCAACACCGAGGAGTCTTCTCGTCTCATCGAGCGCATGGCAGGGGAGCTATGA
- a CDS encoding Eco57I restriction-modification methylase domain-containing protein — protein sequence MSPRRTMSRGAAAAKAQATDGRRQHQEWLDLTEVSGPFLTMPVLLRAWPQLDTLEKDERARLRARHADWQTDTTAGRDEWVAYVLGRLLEWGDALVFRQGESEHDGLDRLTLRVAEHNTEVRPDFALAEPGADLASEPDVESAAKRVRLLGMTVPAGTAPTARVGGGGDWSAAPADRLARLLRHHGVSLGLVTDGRWWCLVWAPLGGVTTTAVFDAIGWNEAAERNVVRAFVSLLRRRRFFEYDDAETLVGLLKASLAAGEDVTEALGVQVRQAVELLVDAIGRADVRAVEHGAPGLHASGVSAGEVYRGAVAVMMRIVFLLFAEERGLLPADNEVYARSYSARFLRDELKARADEEGETSLEHTTSAWHRLIALFHAVHGGVDHPGSGFHLPAYDGSIFDPDKYPWLERTTPLLPIDDRTVLHMLQAVQEVRVGKGKDREVRTLSFRALDVEQIGYVYEGLLSYDGRRATEHMVGLIGPEGLEHEVPLRELEALAAKAGGSPKTLAKSIHEKWKDPKPPATAGQLEKRLAPLGAEDAAEARRRLNAVTKDPALTERLLPFVGIIREDLRGLPTVIPNGALYVTESSLRKNTGTHYTPRFLAEEVVLHALEPLVYEPGPLQTADTGEWRLKSSEQILDLKVADIAMGSAAFLVAACRYLADRLIEAWESEGRADAMTYRAGRAVDAVTAADAEQDPVVVEARRQIIEHCLYGVDINPMAVEMAKLSLWLVSMDPGRPFTFLDDRLVCGDSLLGVHSMEQIQSVHMKPGQQADILAEQARELVDQLTRERLAITAIKGVDLPALQEKRERLEEVNRHSRRLRLVGDLIAGAALATCASGRVPWYEEDGGERVRDLFPRAAWIVRQIVEDGVEDDSEVVREARATAEEWLGAELPEGALERRPVHWPLVFPEVFSLSGGFDAVVGNPPFLGGKKLTGALGEAYREYMVDHLAQGQRGSADLVAYFVLRAHQVLNSAGQTGLIATNTLAQGVSRTVSLDQLDAAGVTIRRAVKSASWPSRSAMLEYCAIWTSLASVMESAPRVLGNVVVPNGIATSLNPATRQAAWAEPLIRNQGASYQGANVLGLGFTLHKSEAQAWIADDQIYADILFPYLNGQDVNQNPDHETDRWIINFRDWGLDKCKHFPKAFRRVLEEVRPEREKSNRKIYRERWWQYAERQASMVKAIESLDRCIVIALSSPTQMPVMIGTGPVFSHALIVITSDDYAQLAFRSSELQYYWTLDRCSTIKSDLRFTPSEAVRPLVQPVLTEQLRLKGMHLDAHRREVMQARNIGLTDTYNLVHSPDCQDEDIVELRCIHREIDKATVEAYGWHDLLDDSGQTPPADPVHETFPLDHGFHETDQGTRYTIGFLARAEIIDRLRQLNHQAYADEVHLGLHKGVTEKKAREKHPDLPSPSPEAIRKRKEQLAARGGSDFGEGAEGALF from the coding sequence ATGAGCCCCCGCCGCACCATGAGCCGTGGAGCAGCCGCCGCCAAGGCCCAGGCCACCGACGGCCGCCGGCAGCACCAGGAGTGGCTGGACCTGACCGAGGTCTCGGGCCCGTTCCTGACCATGCCGGTCCTGCTGCGCGCCTGGCCCCAGCTGGACACCCTGGAGAAGGACGAGCGGGCGAGGCTGCGTGCCCGGCACGCCGACTGGCAGACGGACACGACGGCGGGCCGCGACGAGTGGGTGGCGTACGTCCTGGGTCGCCTGCTGGAGTGGGGCGACGCGCTGGTGTTCCGCCAGGGCGAGTCCGAGCACGACGGCCTGGACCGCCTGACCCTGCGGGTCGCGGAGCACAACACCGAGGTACGCCCCGACTTCGCCCTGGCCGAACCGGGCGCGGACCTGGCGTCCGAGCCGGACGTGGAGTCGGCGGCGAAGCGGGTACGGCTGCTGGGCATGACGGTCCCGGCCGGTACGGCGCCCACGGCCCGCGTCGGCGGTGGCGGCGACTGGTCCGCGGCCCCCGCCGACCGCCTGGCCCGCCTCCTGCGCCACCACGGCGTATCGCTGGGCCTGGTGACCGACGGCCGCTGGTGGTGCCTGGTCTGGGCGCCACTGGGCGGTGTCACGACCACGGCCGTGTTCGACGCGATCGGCTGGAACGAGGCCGCGGAGCGCAACGTCGTGCGCGCGTTCGTCTCGCTGCTGCGTCGCCGCCGGTTCTTCGAGTACGACGACGCCGAGACGCTGGTCGGTCTGCTGAAGGCCAGCCTGGCGGCGGGCGAGGACGTCACCGAGGCGCTGGGCGTCCAGGTCCGGCAGGCGGTCGAGCTGCTGGTGGACGCCATCGGGCGGGCGGACGTCCGGGCGGTCGAGCACGGGGCACCGGGTCTGCACGCGTCGGGCGTGAGCGCGGGGGAGGTCTACCGGGGCGCGGTGGCGGTGATGATGCGCATCGTCTTCCTGCTGTTCGCGGAGGAACGGGGCCTGCTGCCGGCGGACAACGAGGTGTACGCGCGCTCCTACTCGGCCCGCTTCCTCCGGGACGAGCTGAAGGCGCGCGCGGACGAGGAGGGCGAGACGTCGCTGGAGCACACGACGTCGGCCTGGCACCGCCTGATCGCCCTGTTCCACGCGGTGCACGGGGGAGTGGACCACCCGGGCTCGGGCTTCCACCTCCCGGCCTACGACGGTTCGATCTTCGACCCGGACAAGTACCCGTGGCTGGAGCGCACCACCCCGCTCCTCCCCATCGACGACCGCACCGTCCTGCACATGCTCCAGGCCGTGCAGGAGGTCCGCGTCGGCAAGGGCAAGGACCGCGAGGTCCGCACGCTCAGCTTCCGGGCGCTGGACGTCGAGCAGATCGGCTACGTGTACGAGGGCCTGCTGTCGTACGACGGGCGCCGGGCGACCGAGCACATGGTGGGGCTGATCGGCCCGGAGGGCCTGGAACACGAGGTCCCGCTGCGCGAGCTGGAGGCCCTGGCGGCGAAGGCGGGCGGCTCGCCGAAGACGCTGGCGAAGTCCATCCACGAGAAGTGGAAGGACCCCAAGCCTCCCGCGACGGCCGGCCAGCTGGAGAAGAGGCTCGCCCCGCTGGGCGCGGAGGACGCGGCCGAGGCGCGTCGCCGGCTGAACGCGGTGACGAAGGACCCGGCGCTCACTGAGCGGCTGCTGCCGTTCGTCGGCATCATCCGGGAGGACCTGCGTGGCCTGCCGACGGTCATCCCGAACGGCGCGCTGTACGTGACGGAGTCCTCCCTGAGGAAGAACACGGGCACGCACTACACGCCCCGCTTCCTGGCGGAGGAGGTCGTGCTGCACGCGCTGGAGCCGCTGGTGTACGAGCCCGGTCCGCTCCAGACCGCGGACACCGGGGAGTGGCGGCTGAAGTCCTCCGAGCAGATCCTCGACCTGAAGGTCGCGGACATCGCGATGGGCTCGGCGGCGTTCCTGGTGGCGGCCTGCCGTTACCTGGCGGACCGCCTGATCGAGGCGTGGGAGTCCGAGGGCCGCGCGGACGCGATGACGTATCGAGCCGGGCGGGCCGTGGACGCGGTGACCGCGGCGGACGCGGAGCAGGACCCGGTGGTCGTCGAGGCGCGGCGCCAGATCATCGAGCACTGCCTGTACGGCGTCGACATCAACCCCATGGCCGTGGAGATGGCCAAGCTGTCGCTGTGGCTGGTGTCGATGGACCCGGGGCGGCCCTTTACGTTCCTGGACGACCGGCTGGTGTGCGGGGACTCGCTGCTGGGCGTGCACAGCATGGAGCAGATCCAGTCCGTGCACATGAAGCCGGGGCAGCAGGCCGACATCTTGGCCGAGCAGGCCCGGGAATTGGTGGACCAGCTGACGCGGGAGCGGTTGGCGATCACCGCGATCAAGGGCGTGGACCTGCCGGCGTTGCAGGAGAAGCGGGAGCGGCTGGAGGAGGTCAACCGGCATTCGCGGCGGCTGCGGCTGGTGGGGGACCTGATCGCGGGGGCCGCGCTGGCCACTTGTGCTTCGGGGCGGGTGCCTTGGTACGAGGAGGACGGCGGGGAGCGGGTTCGGGATCTGTTCCCTCGGGCTGCGTGGATCGTGCGGCAGATCGTGGAGGACGGGGTTGAGGACGACTCCGAGGTAGTGCGTGAGGCTCGGGCTACAGCGGAAGAGTGGCTCGGGGCTGAGCTGCCGGAGGGGGCGCTGGAGCGGCGGCCGGTGCATTGGCCGTTGGTGTTTCCGGAAGTGTTTTCGCTCAGCGGTGGGTTCGATGCGGTTGTGGGTAACCCACCGTTCCTGGGGGGCAAAAAGCTGACCGGTGCTTTGGGGGAAGCCTATCGCGAGTACATGGTTGACCATCTCGCCCAGGGACAACGTGGTAGTGCCGACTTGGTGGCCTATTTTGTACTGAGGGCCCATCAAGTGCTCAATTCTGCAGGGCAAACCGGGCTGATTGCCACCAATACCCTAGCTCAAGGGGTTTCCCGTACTGTCAGTCTCGATCAGTTGGATGCGGCGGGGGTGACAATTCGGAGAGCTGTGAAGAGTGCGTCATGGCCATCGAGGTCGGCCATGCTTGAGTATTGTGCGATCTGGACGAGTCTGGCGTCAGTGATGGAAAGTGCGCCGAGGGTTCTAGGGAATGTGGTTGTGCCTAACGGTATTGCGACTTCTCTGAACCCCGCTACCCGTCAAGCGGCATGGGCGGAACCGCTTATAAGAAACCAGGGTGCCTCGTATCAAGGAGCAAACGTACTGGGCCTCGGTTTCACGCTTCACAAGAGCGAGGCGCAAGCTTGGATAGCCGATGATCAAATTTACGCGGACATCCTGTTTCCGTATCTGAACGGTCAGGATGTCAATCAAAATCCAGACCATGAAACCGATCGCTGGATTATTAATTTTCGTGACTGGGGGCTGGATAAGTGCAAGCATTTCCCGAAGGCATTTCGGCGGGTTCTTGAAGAGGTCAGGCCTGAGCGAGAGAAGAGTAACCGTAAAATTTATCGCGAGCGTTGGTGGCAATATGCCGAACGGCAAGCGTCGATGGTAAAGGCGATTGAATCGCTAGATCGATGTATTGTAATCGCATTGAGTAGTCCAACGCAGATGCCGGTCATGATCGGTACGGGTCCTGTATTTTCGCATGCTCTGATCGTCATTACGAGTGATGACTATGCGCAGTTGGCCTTCCGGTCTAGCGAGCTGCAGTATTACTGGACGTTGGACCGGTGCTCCACTATCAAATCAGATCTTCGATTCACGCCGAGCGAAGCGGTTAGACCACTTGTGCAGCCAGTCCTAACCGAACAGCTCCGACTGAAGGGCATGCACCTCGACGCTCATCGCCGGGAAGTGATGCAGGCGCGCAATATTGGTCTTACTGACACCTATAACTTGGTCCACAGTCCTGACTGTCAGGATGAGGATATCGTCGAGCTGCGCTGCATCCACAGAGAGATCGACAAAGCCACCGTCGAGGCCTACGGCTGGCACGATCTCTTGGACGACTCCGGCCAGACTCCGCCTGCTGATCCGGTTCACGAGACGTTCCCGCTCGACCATGGCTTCCATGAGACTGACCAAGGCACCCGGTACACCATCGGCTTTCTCGCCAGGGCCGAGATCATCGATCGTCTGCGCCAGTTGAACCATCAGGCATACGCCGATGAGGTTCACCTCGGCCTGCACAAGGGAGTTACGGAGAAGAAGGCGAGGGAGAAGCACCCTGACCTCCCCTCGCCCTCTCCCGAGGCGATCCGGAAGCGCAAGGAGCAGCTGGCTGCGCGAGGTGGGTCGGATTTCGGTGAGGGCGCCGAGGGCGCCCTGTTCTGA
- a CDS encoding ATP-binding protein, whose protein sequence is MSQHQLTDEAQPPHIPAPDPTHHLTLRFSNTRRGARLARRLAVQQFTEWTGLPHDSDAARTVALVTAELAANAIRHGSLPGRDFRLALLLLPHTLRIEVTDTRPERLPSRTTPQPVDDTSGWGLLLVQAYADRWGWTVRDAFTKTVWAEV, encoded by the coding sequence GTGTCACAGCATCAGCTCACCGACGAGGCACAACCGCCCCACATTCCCGCCCCCGACCCCACCCACCACCTGACCCTGCGCTTCAGCAACACCAGACGCGGCGCTCGCCTCGCCCGCCGGCTCGCCGTCCAGCAGTTCACCGAATGGACGGGCCTCCCGCACGACTCCGACGCCGCCCGAACCGTCGCCCTCGTCACGGCCGAACTCGCGGCCAACGCCATCCGCCACGGCAGCCTCCCCGGCCGCGACTTCCGCCTCGCGCTGCTGCTCCTGCCGCACACCCTCCGTATCGAGGTGACCGACACCCGCCCCGAGCGCCTGCCATCACGCACGACGCCACAGCCCGTCGACGACACGTCGGGCTGGGGACTGCTCCTCGTTCAGGCCTACGCCGACCGCTGGGGATGGACGGTCCGCGACGCGTTCACGAAGACCGTCTGGGCGGAGGTATAG
- a CDS encoding EcsC family protein: MTLSAYEQQEWDKLQKRKAATLGKEARNILPQSARDRLASLGQKVKSAPGADKVAAAYGGAARGLGKAVGDTASRTVSKKRVVGQYRRAGHDVAGLDGIRELDLRVVDEVTRHNLLRYGHALSAAATGLGSAAAVTGGEVLASAGTIAGAGAGAAPGFGTVAGAMAADTAMMLALSTRTVAATALHYGYDPSDPEEEIFVMSVIALGMSTGTSAKTAAYAELSQLTQLLVRNAPWAKLNKKVLTKIAQAFAAKFTQQLPKKKLGQFVPVAGMAVGAGLSYLLIDRIAVSARDAYRERFLIEKSGGDLTDDFDYGDADLAQDDDAIGVIELLREEDALPRSTPSDSVDQPDN, encoded by the coding sequence ATGACTCTCTCTGCTTACGAACAGCAGGAGTGGGACAAACTCCAGAAGCGAAAGGCGGCTACCCTCGGCAAGGAGGCGAGGAATATCCTTCCGCAGTCGGCCCGGGACCGACTCGCTTCGCTCGGCCAGAAGGTGAAGAGCGCCCCGGGCGCCGACAAAGTGGCTGCCGCCTACGGCGGAGCCGCAAGGGGTCTCGGCAAGGCTGTGGGAGACACCGCAAGCCGGACCGTGAGCAAGAAACGTGTCGTCGGACAGTATCGACGAGCCGGACACGACGTCGCCGGGTTGGACGGGATCCGAGAGCTCGACCTGCGTGTCGTCGATGAGGTCACCAGGCACAACCTGCTTCGGTACGGCCACGCGCTCTCGGCGGCAGCAACCGGCCTCGGCTCCGCCGCGGCCGTGACGGGCGGCGAGGTGCTCGCCAGCGCCGGAACCATCGCCGGCGCAGGCGCGGGTGCAGCACCCGGGTTCGGAACCGTGGCCGGGGCGATGGCCGCCGACACCGCGATGATGCTCGCCCTCTCCACTCGAACGGTCGCCGCCACAGCTCTCCACTACGGCTACGACCCGAGCGATCCCGAAGAGGAAATCTTCGTGATGTCCGTGATCGCTCTCGGGATGTCCACGGGCACATCGGCGAAGACGGCCGCTTACGCCGAACTGTCTCAACTCACCCAGTTGCTGGTGAGGAACGCTCCTTGGGCCAAGTTGAACAAGAAGGTACTCACCAAGATCGCCCAGGCCTTCGCGGCAAAGTTCACGCAGCAGCTACCGAAGAAGAAGCTCGGGCAGTTCGTGCCCGTCGCAGGCATGGCTGTCGGCGCGGGGCTGAGCTACCTGCTCATCGATCGGATCGCCGTTTCGGCGCGCGACGCGTATCGCGAACGTTTCCTGATCGAGAAATCGGGCGGCGACCTGACCGATGACTTCGACTACGGCGACGCCGACCTCGCGCAGGACGATGACGCGATCGGCGTGATCGAACTGCTCCGGGAGGAGGATGCGCTGCCGAGGTCCACCCCGTCCGACTCCGTGGATCAGCCGGACAACTGA